Within Ipomoea triloba cultivar NCNSP0323 chromosome 9, ASM357664v1, the genomic segment TTCTGCAATAATTCTAGACACGGGATCCTGTGGATTTAGGATTAGTCCGGTAAAAATgggatcatatatatatatatatatatatatatatatactagtattatacccgtgcgttgcacggatgAGATTAATGCTATTAGGTAATAGAAGTTATTTGAATTTGTTTGTAATGCAATAAATGTAGCCAACActttattaaacaaatttattatttaattttagaatttagaatttacaaattattaaaaacttcatggTACACAAGATTGgtagtataattactactcTCTCCACATTCGTTCGCTATTAAAATTCTTAATCTTTTCGGGTTGCTAATCCTTGAAGCAGCAACATACAGTTGACCATGAACAAAGACTGATTTCCTTAAGAGTAACCCTACATGCGTTAAAGTTTGaccctgacttttaatttgttgatagtcattgcgTATGATAGCATTGAAGGGAATTGTCTTCTTTGGAAATTAAATAGCAATATTGTATCAGTACGGGTCATTGATATCCTTAGTATGAAGCaatgctatgtatatatatataaaagaatacatTTTATATACCCCTACAAACATAAATGCATAGCGCAGGCACAAACCCATACTATTTTTAGTATGGTAGACTGGTAGTATCATTTGACTGTTTATTccttattcaatttttttttttttgaaaccctTCCACATTCATTTTTAAGCTAACCAAAtaatggattaacaatgctaTTACTTTtcatatctattttatttttctgaaattttatcattattttattttacttcttGAACCAAATGTAACATGAATgtttataatactaataattgtatTGAACATTTCAAATTCGGAGTGCAAAAAACCATGACAACCTagtatctatatctatatatggtATCATTTGCCCAAAATCCACATTAGACATGCCTTTATTGTAGTCAACGTCATTCATGCTCATTTACAATTACTCTTTGCTACTTGAGGTGTGATTGAGTGGAAGAGATTTATTCATCCTCAATCAACGGTTAAgtgattgattttttatttaggtATGGAACAATCTTAAATTTTTAAGCCAGATGACGCATCATAGTCACTGTGTCCAACAGTAAAAAACTTGGGTTGCACCTAAAAAAGATgtacaattaattttattttattctttaaaaaaaattgtattcagATAACACTTCTGTGACTCTCGACTCTCATTGAAGGAAGGTCACATGATCGAACCTCAATGACTATTTGAACTGTAATAgatagagaaagtatagatCATGCAGAAAAAAATTCACGTGACTAAGCAGCAGAAATAGAAATGGATGGTATATGCAGCATTACTGTATGTTTGATGCAATATTTCAATCAATAATGCATGCAGCTCCCTCTTCCACTCAGCCTCTCTTATAGATTATAGTCTCCACTGTTTCTTGAAAGCAAATAAAACACCCAGAAGGCAAAAAGcattctaaataaataaaatcaagaacCCAAATCACAACAAGGAAGTGGAAAGGAGTTAGCTATGGCAGAGGTGgtgaataagaagaagaagaagaagccattAAAGCTGTTACTTTTCTTGTTTTTTGTGATGGTGGAATATTCAGAGCAAATGCTTCCCCTTTCACAGTTCCAAGCCATTCAGAGGATCAAACAGGAGCTGAGCTTCCCAGTGGAGCTAAGCAGTTGGAGTGAGAATTCAGATTTCTGCAACACTGAGCCACTCCCAATCCTAACGCTGGTGTGCTATGAAGATAACATAACACAGCTCCATGTGGCTGGGAATGGGGTTTTCCCTCAATTTCCTCAGGACATTTCCACTTCTTCCCTCTTCTCCAATCTTGCTAGCCTCCCTAACTTGAAGGTCCTCTCTTTAGTTTCTTTGGGTCTCAGAGGCCCTTTGCCTCCAAGTATTGGGCTTTTGTCTTCTCTGGAGATTGTGAATATAAGCTCAAACTCCTTCAATGGCAGCCTTCCAGTGGAGATTTCATCTTTGAAGAGCCTTCAGACACTTGTGTTGGATAATAATAGGTTTTCAGGTCAGGTTCTTGATTGGTTAGCTTCACTTCCTGCTTTGACTGTGTTGAGTTTAAAGAATAATTCTTTTGCTGGTTTATTGCCCAGTTCTTTGACTAGTTTAGAGCTTTTGAGAAATCTTGTTGTTTCTGGGAATAATCTGTCTGGGGATTTGCCCAATTTCCACAATTTGTCAAACCTTCAAGTTCTTGATTTGGAGGGTAATAGTTTTGGGCCTAATTTCCCTAGTTTGCCAACAAAGCTAGTGGCCTTGATGTTGGGGAAGAACAAGTTTGGGTTTGGGGTACCAGATGAAGTGGAGTCTTGTTATCTGTTAACAAAGATGGATATTTCTCACAATGAGTTTGTGGGGCCCCTTCCACCATCCTTGTTGTCAATGCCATCAATTGATTACCTTGACATTTCTGGGAATAAGTTCACTGGGAAGCTCTTCAAGAACATGTCATGTAACCCTCAGCTTTCTTATGTGGACTTCTCATCGAACCGCTTCACCGGGGAGTTGCCCGATTGTTTGCAACCGGGTACTGGTCACAGGACAGTTTCGTACTCCGGTAATTGCTTGTCAAGTATGGAGCAATGGCAGCATCACGAGTCGTTCTGTCACAACGAAGCCCTGGCTGTTAGAATCATGCCTACCGAGCACAAGGAGAAACGGCCATATGCTAAAGTGGTTCTTGCATCGAGTATGGTGGGAGGGCTTATCGGAGGAACAGCGATTCTCGGTTTGGCGTTTCTTGTTGTGAAAAAGAAATTTGCTAAGCAGCAGCAAATTAACCGAACGCCCAATGCACGACTGATATTGGAAAAGGTGCCACCTGCAATCACGCTAAAGCTACTAAACGATGCAAGTAAGGCTGCTTAGCTTCTTCTTCCTTTAGTTTGCACCTTAGGCTAAGTGTACTAAGTTTATATGCACTTTCAAGTTTTTGACCTGAATTGTAGAATATCGATGAGTCTGCTATTGTGTTTGTCATTATAGTTGGAAACCGAAAACCCCCAAGTTTAGTTAGGAATGACTAAAATCATTGAACTAACCACCTTGAACTTCTTGTGTCTTTCTTAGGATATATTTCAGAAACAAGGAAGTTTGGACTGCTTGGCATCCCCCCTTATCGAACATTTGTTTTGGATGAGCTTAGGGAGGCGACAAATAACTTTGACGTAGCAAATATACTAGGAGAAGGCTCTTGTGGCCAGGTAACAATTCCATACTCATATATGTCACCACAGTTAGTTTGAATTCTAGATAATATGCATTAGTACTTTCTGTCATTGTTCTTGTTAGTCTCAACAAGTGTGAAGTGCGACGGTTCTTTTCCTCTTTTGGATTTCAGATCTATAAAGGCATGCTCACGGATGGCACGGTGGTTGCCATAAGAAGCTTGAAAACGAGGAAGAAGCATAGCATCCAGCACTATACTCACCAGCTCGAGCTGGTTTCAAAGATTAGGCATTGCCACTTAGTTAGTGCTATAGGCCACTGCTTCGAGTGCTATCAGGACGATTCCAGCGTCAGCAGAATATTTCTCGTGTTCGAGTTCGTACCAAATGGAACACTGAGAGAAGTCATATCAGGTAGAATACAGCAATGCCATGAAAATCTCTAATTTACCTTTTCTTGTTTTACAATGTCTGCGTTCTCATACTGGATCATTTCCACCAACACTTGTGACAGAGGGAAATGCTGGGCAAAAGTTCTCGTGGTCGCAAAGGATGACGGCTATGTTAGGAATTGCGAGGGGAATTCAGTTTCTACACACGGGGATAGTGCCGGGCGTTTTCTCAAATCACTTGAAGATAACAGATATCTTATTGGATCATGACTTCCACGTGAAAATTAGCAAATACAATCTGCCTTTGTTAGCTGAGAATAAGAACATGGTAAGTCAATAAAATAAGCTCTTCTTTCACTCCAAGTGGTTGATGGGAACAGTGCTAACAActagaagtatatatatttgagccaATCTGAATCAAACACTTCAAACCCGTgacttggctctgataccacttgttaggattaAGTTCTTACCACtgcgccaaaagctatagctagctCACAATgaatgcacaactttatttccttatataccgcTATATTTTCGAGAGGTAGGGTACTGGACTTAGCCATTcaccggcctctgcccaacaatttcctagcc encodes:
- the LOC116030750 gene encoding probable inactive leucine-rich repeat receptor-like protein kinase At3g03770 isoform X2, coding for MAEVVNKKKKKKPLKLLLFLFFVMVEYSEQMLPLSQFQAIQRIKQELSFPVELSSWSENSDFCNTEPLPILTLVCYEDNITQLHVAGNGVFPQFPQDISTSSLFSNLASLPNLKVLSLVSLGLRGPLPPSIGLLSSLEIVNISSNSFNGSLPVEISSLKSLQTLVLDNNRFSGQVLDWLASLPALTVLSLKNNSFAGLLPSSLTSLELLRNLVVSGNNLSGDLPNFHNLSNLQVLDLEGNSFGPNFPSLPTKLVALMLGKNKFGFGVPDEVESCYLLTKMDISHNEFVGPLPPSLLSMPSIDYLDISGNKFTGKLFKNMSCNPQLSYVDFSSNRFTGELPDCLQPGTGHRTVSYSGNCLSSMEQWQHHESFCHNEALAVRIMPTEHKEKRPYAKVVLASSMVGGLIGGTAILGLAFLVVKKKFAKQQQINRTPNARLILEKVPPAITLKLLNDARYISETRKFGLLGIPPYRTFVLDELREATNNFDVANILGEGSCGQIYKGMLTDGTVVAIRSLKTRKKHSIQHYTHQLELVSKIRHCHLVSAIGHCFECYQDDSSVSRIFLVFEFVPNGTLREVISEGNAGQKFSWSQRMTAMLGIARGIQFLHTGIVPGVFSNHLKITDILLDHDFHVKISKYNLPLLAENKNMDAFGASSSGGKENAAQRSAFKEKDDVYGFGVILLETIVGRKMMTANDIDVSKDILSVSLTADELARRNIVDPTVCKECSDHSLKTVMELCLRCLSNEQSDSPSVEDVIWNLQFAAQVQESCRRDSHSAQCSPGHVALARSASDLLQ
- the LOC116030750 gene encoding probable inactive leucine-rich repeat receptor-like protein kinase At3g03770 isoform X1, coding for MAEVVNKKKKKKPLKLLLFLFFVMVEYSEQMLPLSQFQAIQRIKQELSFPVELSSWSENSDFCNTEPLPILTLVCYEDNITQLHVAGNGVFPQFPQDISTSSLFSNLASLPNLKVLSLVSLGLRGPLPPSIGLLSSLEIVNISSNSFNGSLPVEISSLKSLQTLVLDNNRFSGQVLDWLASLPALTVLSLKNNSFAGLLPSSLTSLELLRNLVVSGNNLSGDLPNFHNLSNLQVLDLEGNSFGPNFPSLPTKLVALMLGKNKFGFGVPDEVESCYLLTKMDISHNEFVGPLPPSLLSMPSIDYLDISGNKFTGKLFKNMSCNPQLSYVDFSSNRFTGELPDCLQPGTGHRTVSYSGNCLSSMEQWQHHESFCHNEALAVRIMPTEHKEKRPYAKVVLASSMVGGLIGGTAILGLAFLVVKKKFAKQQQINRTPNARLILEKVPPAITLKLLNDARYISETRKFGLLGIPPYRTFVLDELREATNNFDVANILGEGSCGQIYKGMLTDGTVVAIRSLKTRKKHSIQHYTHQLELVSKIRHCHLVSAIGHCFECYQDDSSVSRIFLVFEFVPNGTLREVISEGNAGQKFSWSQRMTAMLGIARGIQFLHTGIVPGVFSNHLKITDILLDHDFHVKISKYNLPLLAENKNMDAFGASSSGGKENAAQRKCQEIFLFEIIECRSAFKEKDDVYGFGVILLETIVGRKMMTANDIDVSKDILSVSLTADELARRNIVDPTVCKECSDHSLKTVMELCLRCLSNEQSDSPSVEDVIWNLQFAAQVQESCRRDSHSAQCSPGHVALARSASDLLQ